The following DNA comes from Chloroflexota bacterium.
GATTTCGGCTTGATACTGCGCAGGAAGATGTTCACGCCCCACAAATTTGAGCAGCGTATCAGGTGCATTGGCGTTGCTGATGACCACATCGGCCTCGACGCGTAAACCCTTTTCGGTCTCTACAGCGACCGCTTTTCCATTTTGGATTTCTATGCGATTGACCGTTTGCCGATAACGAATCTCGCCGTCGTTGTCTTTGATGGCAGCCTCGATGGCGCGGCTCATCGCCATGCTGCCGCCTTCGGGGTAATACGCCCCGAAGAGATGATAACTGACCCAGGGGAAGATAAAGGTTGCTGCGTTAAGTTGAGCGGGTGGCAGGCCGTAATAGCCCCACAACGTCGAGAAGACAGCCTTGAGCTGCTCGTCGTTAATGAACCGCGCCATGAAATCGGCCCAACTCATGGACATGGTTGCCAGCATCTTGGGGTACACGGTGGGCATCCGCTCGATGGGGGGGCGCGTGCCGATGGTCGCATCTTCACCAAAACGGCGCACCTGCCAGTAAGTCTCGATCATCTCCGCGATCATGGCGCGAATACCATTTTTCTCGTGGGGGAAGTTGCGAATCAGTTCGGCTTCATAGGCTACCGGATCGGCGTGGGCGGTGATTTCGTGTTCGGGGAACTGCACGGTGTAAAAGGGGTCCATACGATGAAAGTGGACGCGCTCGGTCACGCCCAAATCTTTGAGCACAGGGTACGCCCAGCCGCCGGGTCCGGCGCCATCAATGGCATGCAGGGCAACTTCAAAGCGATATTTGCCGCGCCGGAATTCGTGGGCGTAGCCGCCAGGGACGCTGTGATGCTCGAGAACGAGAACTTTTTTGCCAGCTTTCGCAAGGTAAGCGGCAGATGAAAGCCCCCCCAGCCCCGCGCCGATGACAACAACATCGTATTTTTCTATGGTCATGTTTAGCTCCTTAGATAAGTATTGATATATAATTATTGATATTCATAAACAAAAAAAAGAGAGTGGTCTCGTAGGTGACAGTCACGCATAACGTGACTGTCACCTTTCGTTTTTACCACCCCTCCACCATCCCAATCGTCTCATCCAGCCAGCGGACGAACATCTCTTCGAAGAGTACGCCGAAGCGGCGCGTGGCATCCCAAAGCTCGGCATCTTTTTCTAACTGCGGCATCCCTTCCGCAATTTCCCGGATGAAAGCGTGGGTGGCGGTTTCGTAATGTTCCATCTGGCGCTGGTGCAGATCGCGCAGCAGGCGCAATTGGGTGAGCATTTTTTCTTTATCGCCGCCCGCCGAAAAGAAGAGTTTCACCAGCAAGCCTTCTTTACGCGGCTGAAGCTCCGTTTCGGGTTGCGCCAGCCAGTCGTTTAAGTCAGCGTAGCCTGCCTCGGTAATCGTGTACACGCGCCGGTCGGGTCGGTTTTCCTGGGCTTCAATGTGTGATTTTAGCAAATCCTCTTCTTCCAGTTTTTTCAGCGTGGTGTATATTTGGCTCTGTTTGGCGTGCCAAAAATTGGCTGTGGACTCGTCCATAAATTGTTTGAGTTCATAGCCGGTCATGGGGGTGTAGTTGAGAAAGCCAAGCAAGACATATTTGAGCATTGCATCATCCTTTATATATAAATAATTATATATAAAGCAATAATTTTGTCAAGCAGAAAACCCGTTTTCCTCACAAATTCATTCGATTTGGGGTATGATATAGCCACAATCGGTCGTCAGTGACCCGTATTCAGTTACCGTCTGGATGCTGACCACTGCTTACTGATAACTGGTTACTGAAGTCTGGAGGTTTCCATGCAACCTGATCTCACCCAAAATATTCTCGAATTGGTACGCCTGACAGCCACCAATCTGCCCCTGGATGTGGAAGCAAAACTTCGCGCCTCGCTGGCACAAGAAGAAGCGGGTTCGGCAGCGGCGGGCGCGCTGGATACGATCATCCAAAATGTGGAAATGGCGCGCGCTAACTCCACACCAATTTGCCAGGATACTGGCACGCCACTCTTTTATGTGCATTACCCCGAGGGCTGGAGCACGCGCAAACTTCGAGCGCAGATTCAGGCCGCGGTGGGGCAGGCCACCAAACAATCATACCTGCGCCCCAACTCGGTCAACGCCGTCAGTGGCAAAAATACGGGTGATAATTCCGGCGATGAGCACTATCCCACGATCCATTTTGAAGAAGTGAACGAAGACCAACCCCTGACAATCGAATTGATGCTTAAAGGCGGCGGCTGTGAAAATGTTGGCGCGCAGTACAAGCTGCCAGATAACAAACTCGGCGCGGGACGCGATCTCGAAGGGGTGCGTAAAGTCGTGCTGGATGCGGTTTTTCAGGCCCAGGGCAAGGGTTGCGCCCCCGGCTCGTTGGGCGTATCCATCGGCGGGGACCGCGGTTCGTCGTATCTGGCCTCCAAAGAAGCTTTGCTCGGCCAGATGGAAGAAGCGAACCCCGCCCCCGAGATCGCCGCATTGGAAAAACGCATTACTGGGGAAGCCAACCAGATGGGCATCGGCCCGATGGGCTTCGGGGGCAAAACCACTGTGCTGGATACCAAGATCAAAGGGCTGCATCGTTTACCGGCCAGCTATTTCGTCTCGGTTTCGTATATGTGCTGGGCCTACCGCCGCCGCAAAATGATTGTAGCAAATGACAAGGTAGCGTATTCGTAAATCAAAACAGGCGATCAGGGATTATCTAATCCCTGATCGCTAATCGGGGGAATGATTTCACAGCCGCGGCTTTTCCCGATACAATAACCCTATGGATAAAACCCAACGCCGATTATTTGTGCTGGCAGCCCTGTTTGTGGGATTCTACGCCCTGGCCTTGACACTCTCCCCGGCGGCGCGCGCCCGCGCCTGGGATGTAGATTACCGTATCGGGCATTGGCTGGGCTATGCGATCTGGTTGGTGGGTTTTGCTCTGGCAATGCGCGAGACCCCCCGACGCCTGCCCAAAAGTGATCCTCTGTTGTTGCCCCTTATCGCCCTGCTCAGCGGCTGGGGCCTGCTGACCATCTGGCGGCTGACCTTTACCTACGGCCTGCGTCAAACTATCTGGCTGGCGGTGGCTCTCGGCGCGTTAATCGCGGGGTTACGGTTGAAGAATCTGCTCGATGTGTTGCAACACTACAAATATATCTGGCTGACCAGTGGCCTGATCCTCACTGCCCTGACCCTGTTTTTCGGCACCAACCCCCTGGGCTACGGCCCGCGCCTGTGGCTGGGATGTTGTGGGGTGTACCTACAACCATCGGAACCGCTGAAGTTGTTGCTGATCGTTTATCTCGCCGCGTATTTGGCAGATAATCGGTTGAAGGTTGGCAAGTTGAAAGTTGAAAGTTCGCCCCCAAACCTTCAACCTTCAACCTTCAACATATTAACCCCCACCCTCATTATGACCGGCCTGGCATTGTTGTTGCTCATCGTCCAGCGTGATCTCGGTACAGCCTCACTCTTCATCTTCATCTACTCGGTGATGATCTTCCTGGCAACCGGCTGGCGCTGGATTCCTGTGCTGAGTACTCTGGGGCTGGGGTTTGCCGGAGTAGCGGGCTACCTGCTCTTCGATGTGGTGCGCCTGCGCGTGGATGCCTGGATCAACCCCTGGCTGGACCCCAGCGGGCGTTCCTACCAGATTGTGCAATCGCTGATCGCGGTTGCCAACGGCGGACTCTTTGGGCGCGGCCCCGGAATGGGCAACCCAAGTGTTGTCCCCGTAGCGCACTCCGACTTTGTCTTCGCGGCGATAGCGGAAGAAACCGGCCTGCTGGGGACATTGGGCCTGTTTGTACTGCTGGGGCTGATTGTACAGCGCGGTTTGCGCATCGCCCGCACCGCCAGCGATCCCTTCCGGCATTATCTGGCTGCCGGGCTGACAGCTTATATCGCCGCCCAGGGCATTCTGATTATTGGCGGCAATCTGCGCCTGCTGCCCCTCACTGGCGTAACGCTGCCCTTTGTCTCCTACGGCGGCTCATCACTGCTGACTTCGTTTATTGCGTTGCTAATACTTTTACATATTAGTGTGCCGGTTGAAGGTTACAGAATGAAAGTTGAAAGCTCGCCTTCAACTTTCAACCTTCAACTTTCAACCCTTTTATTTAGCGCCATCGCCGCCGCCGCCCTCGTCAATGGTTGGTGGGGCTTTGTACGCGGGCCTGATCTGCTCACTCGCACCGA
Coding sequences within:
- a CDS encoding PadR family transcriptional regulator translates to MLKYVLLGFLNYTPMTGYELKQFMDESTANFWHAKQSQIYTTLKKLEEEDLLKSHIEAQENRPDRRVYTITEAGYADLNDWLAQPETELQPRKEGLLVKLFFSAGGDKEKMLTQLRLLRDLHQRQMEHYETATHAFIREIAEGMPQLEKDAELWDATRRFGVLFEEMFVRWLDETIGMVEGW
- a CDS encoding fumarate hydratase; translation: MQPDLTQNILELVRLTATNLPLDVEAKLRASLAQEEAGSAAAGALDTIIQNVEMARANSTPICQDTGTPLFYVHYPEGWSTRKLRAQIQAAVGQATKQSYLRPNSVNAVSGKNTGDNSGDEHYPTIHFEEVNEDQPLTIELMLKGGGCENVGAQYKLPDNKLGAGRDLEGVRKVVLDAVFQAQGKGCAPGSLGVSIGGDRGSSYLASKEALLGQMEEANPAPEIAALEKRITGEANQMGIGPMGFGGKTTVLDTKIKGLHRLPASYFVSVSYMCWAYRRRKMIVANDKVAYS
- a CDS encoding FtsW/RodA/SpoVE family cell cycle protein, which codes for MDKTQRRLFVLAALFVGFYALALTLSPAARARAWDVDYRIGHWLGYAIWLVGFALAMRETPRRLPKSDPLLLPLIALLSGWGLLTIWRLTFTYGLRQTIWLAVALGALIAGLRLKNLLDVLQHYKYIWLTSGLILTALTLFFGTNPLGYGPRLWLGCCGVYLQPSEPLKLLLIVYLAAYLADNRLKVGKLKVESSPPNLQPSTFNILTPTLIMTGLALLLLIVQRDLGTASLFIFIYSVMIFLATGWRWIPVLSTLGLGFAGVAGYLLFDVVRLRVDAWINPWLDPSGRSYQIVQSLIAVANGGLFGRGPGMGNPSVVPVAHSDFVFAAIAEETGLLGTLGLFVLLGLIVQRGLRIARTASDPFRHYLAAGLTAYIAAQGILIIGGNLRLLPLTGVTLPFVSYGGSSLLTSFIALLILLHISVPVEGYRMKVESSPSTFNLQLSTLLFSAIAAAALVNGWWGFVRGPDLLTRTDNPRRAIADLTVPRGALLDRNNTPLVETDGQAGGYARRVHTPELGSLLGYSHPVYGQAGLEATLDPYLRGQTGNDPLTIWWHHLLYGAPPPGLDIRLTLDLNLQNTADELLGDHSGALILLDAQNGDILALASHPGYDPNQLDELWDALIEDERAPLLNRATQGSYPTGNLGLVLFPEGLPAAWLEYVPLRLPGDDTALTAESASPMSIALLAAALSNDGLQPVPKIAQAYQHPENGWSLLPALGTARHYPTLADAVSFAAEGEQTWHISLAPAGEELIWYLGGTLPAAEGKALAVVVVLEERNLALAEAISTAMLHAAQTP